A genome region from Streptomyces sp. NBC_01296 includes the following:
- a CDS encoding DUF721 domain-containing protein, whose translation MSDEKKEPRKVPEPSGVDLARQALAAAREQARARGNAAVGKKGSRQPGLRSGARADGRDPMPLMAALDRLRTEHGWEMPMAVAGVMERWPEIVGPEIAAHCEPERYEDRELVVRCDSSAWAAQLKLLAPQLVARLNADLGQGTVRMIKVQGPGGRPKRYGPLRAPGSTGPGDTYG comes from the coding sequence GTGAGCGACGAGAAGAAGGAACCGCGCAAGGTCCCGGAGCCCTCGGGCGTGGACCTCGCGCGGCAGGCGCTGGCGGCGGCCCGGGAGCAGGCGCGGGCCCGGGGCAATGCGGCCGTCGGGAAGAAGGGGAGCCGGCAGCCGGGACTGCGCTCGGGTGCGCGCGCGGACGGCCGCGACCCGATGCCGTTGATGGCGGCGCTGGACCGGCTGCGCACGGAGCACGGCTGGGAGATGCCGATGGCGGTCGCGGGCGTGATGGAGCGCTGGCCGGAGATCGTCGGGCCGGAGATCGCGGCGCACTGTGAACCGGAGCGGTACGAGGACCGTGAACTGGTCGTGCGGTGTGATTCCTCGGCATGGGCGGCGCAGCTGAAGCTGCTGGCTCCGCAGCTGGTGGCGCGGCTGAACGCGGACCTGGGGCAGGGCACGGTCCGGATGATCAAGGTCCAGGGCCCGGGCGGACGCCCGAAGCGGTACGGGCCGCTGCGCGCACCGGGCAGTACGGGCCCGGGGGACACGTACGGATAG
- the recF gene encoding DNA replication/repair protein RecF (All proteins in this family for which functions are known are DNA-binding proteins that assist the filamentation of RecA onto DNA for the initiation of recombination or recombinational repair.) has product MHVSHLSLADFRSYARAEVPLDPGVTAFVGPNGQGKTNLVEAIGYLATLGSHRVSSDAPLVRMGADRAVIRAAVTHGERRQLVELELNPGRANRARINRSSQVRPRDVLGIVRTVLFAPEDLALVKGDPGERRRFLDELVTARSPRMAAVRSDYERVLKQRNTLLKSAAMARRHGGRSMDLSTLDVWDQHLARAGAELLAQRLDLIATLLPLADKAYEQLAPGGGPLGLAYKSSAGGEAGETVDSGTARTREALYEVLMAALAEVRKQEIERGVTLVGPHRDDVLLRLGDLPAKGYASHGESWSYALALRLASYELLRSEGAEPVLILDDVFAELDARRRERLAELVAPGEQVLVTAAVDDDVPGVLAGTRFGVSGGEVTRL; this is encoded by the coding sequence ATGCATGTTTCGCATCTCTCACTGGCCGACTTCCGCTCGTACGCCCGGGCCGAGGTTCCCCTCGACCCGGGCGTCACGGCCTTCGTGGGCCCCAACGGCCAGGGCAAGACGAACCTGGTCGAGGCCATCGGCTACCTGGCGACGCTGGGCAGCCACCGTGTCTCCTCGGACGCACCGCTCGTACGGATGGGCGCGGACCGGGCCGTCATCCGCGCGGCCGTCACCCACGGCGAGCGCCGGCAGCTGGTGGAGCTGGAGCTGAACCCGGGGCGGGCCAACCGCGCCCGGATCAACCGGTCCTCGCAGGTCAGGCCCCGGGACGTACTGGGGATCGTACGGACGGTGCTGTTCGCGCCGGAGGACCTGGCCCTGGTGAAAGGGGACCCCGGGGAGCGCCGGCGGTTCCTCGACGAGCTCGTCACGGCCCGCTCGCCGCGGATGGCGGCGGTGCGGTCGGACTACGAGCGGGTCCTCAAGCAGCGCAACACCCTGCTGAAGTCGGCGGCGATGGCCCGCCGGCACGGCGGCCGCTCCATGGACCTCTCCACCCTCGACGTATGGGACCAGCACCTCGCGCGCGCGGGCGCGGAGCTTCTGGCGCAGCGCCTCGACCTGATCGCGACGCTGCTGCCGCTGGCGGACAAGGCGTACGAGCAGCTCGCGCCCGGCGGCGGCCCGCTGGGCCTCGCGTACAAGTCCTCGGCCGGCGGCGAGGCCGGCGAGACGGTGGACAGCGGTACGGCGCGCACGCGCGAAGCGCTGTACGAGGTGCTGATGGCGGCCCTGGCCGAGGTGCGCAAGCAGGAGATCGAGCGCGGCGTGACCCTGGTGGGCCCGCACCGCGACGACGTGCTCCTGCGTCTCGGCGACCTCCCGGCCAAGGGGTACGCGAGCCACGGCGAGTCCTGGTCGTACGCGCTGGCGCTGCGGCTGGCCTCGTACGAGCTGCTGCGCTCGGAGGGCGCCGAGCCGGTGCTGATCCTGGACGACGTCTTCGCGGAGCTGGACGCACGGCGCCGGGAGCGGCTGGCGGAACTGGTGGCTCCGGGCGAACAGGTGCTGGTGACGGCGGCGGTGGACGACGACGTTCCGGGTGTCCTGGCGGGAACCCGGTTCGGGGTGTCCGGCGGTGAGGTGACCCGGCTGTGA
- the gnd gene encoding phosphogluconate dehydrogenase (NAD(+)-dependent, decarboxylating): protein MELGLVGLGKMGGNMRERIRRAGHTVIGYDRNPDLADVHSLRELVDSLQAPRVVWVMVPAGAATQSTVDELAELLSIGDIVVDGGNSRWTDDEKHAEELAAKGIGFVDCGVSGGVWGLENGYALMYGGAKDHVARVQPIFDALKPEGEFGAVHAGKVGAGHFAKMVHNGIEYAMMQAYAEGWELLEKVDSVTDVREVFRSWQEGTVIRSWLLDLAVNALDEDEHLEQLRGFAQDSGEGRWTVEAAIDNAVPLPAITASLFARFASRQQDSPQMKMIAALRNQFGGHAVEKA, encoded by the coding sequence ATGGAGCTTGGTCTCGTCGGTCTCGGCAAGATGGGCGGCAACATGCGCGAGCGCATCCGCCGCGCAGGCCACACCGTCATCGGATACGACCGCAACCCGGACCTCGCCGATGTCCACAGCCTGCGGGAACTTGTGGACAGCCTGCAGGCCCCCCGCGTCGTGTGGGTGATGGTCCCGGCGGGTGCGGCGACGCAGTCCACCGTCGACGAGCTCGCGGAGCTGCTCTCGATCGGCGACATCGTGGTCGACGGCGGCAACTCCCGCTGGACCGACGACGAGAAGCACGCCGAGGAGCTGGCGGCCAAGGGCATCGGCTTCGTCGACTGCGGTGTCTCCGGCGGCGTGTGGGGCCTCGAGAACGGCTACGCGCTCATGTACGGCGGCGCGAAGGACCACGTGGCACGGGTCCAGCCGATCTTCGACGCCCTCAAGCCCGAGGGCGAGTTCGGCGCCGTGCACGCCGGCAAGGTCGGCGCGGGCCACTTCGCGAAGATGGTCCACAACGGCATCGAGTACGCCATGATGCAGGCCTATGCCGAGGGCTGGGAGCTGCTCGAGAAGGTGGACTCGGTCACCGACGTCCGCGAGGTCTTCCGGTCCTGGCAGGAAGGAACGGTCATCCGTTCCTGGCTGCTCGACCTCGCCGTGAACGCGCTGGACGAGGACGAGCACCTGGAGCAGCTGCGCGGCTTCGCGCAGGACTCGGGCGAAGGCCGGTGGACGGTGGAGGCGGCGATCGACAACGCCGTGCCGCTGCCCGCGATCACCGCCTCGCTCTTCGCGCGGTTCGCGTCCCGCCAGCAGGACTCGCCGCAGATGAAGATGATCGCCGCGCTGCGCAACCAGTTCGGCGGCCACGCGGTCGAGAAGGCGTAG
- the dnaN gene encoding DNA polymerase III subunit beta has product MKIRVERDVLAEAVAWAARSLPARPPVPVLAGLLLKAEEGTLSLSGFDYEVSARVSVEADVEEDGTVLVSGRLLADICRALPNRPVEISTDGVRATVVCGSSRFTLHTLPVEEYPALPQMPTATGTVPGEVFASAAAQVAIAAGRDDTLPVLTGVRIEIEGDRVTLASTDRYRFAVREFLWKPENPDASAVALVPAKTLLDTAKSLTSGDTVTLALSGSGAGEGLIGFEGAGRRTTTRLLEGDLPKYRTLFPTEFNSIAVIETAPFVEAVKRVALVAERNTPVRLSFEQGVLILEAGSSDDAQAVERVDAKLEGDDISIAFNPTFLLDGLSAIDSPAAQLSFTTSTKPALLSGRPAVDAEADEAYKYLIMPVRLSG; this is encoded by the coding sequence GTGAAGATCCGGGTGGAGCGCGACGTACTCGCGGAGGCGGTGGCTTGGGCTGCCCGTAGCCTCCCGGCCCGGCCGCCGGTGCCCGTTCTCGCGGGCCTGCTGCTGAAGGCCGAGGAGGGCACGCTGTCCCTCTCCGGCTTCGACTACGAGGTCTCGGCCCGCGTCTCCGTCGAGGCGGACGTCGAGGAGGACGGCACCGTCCTCGTCTCCGGCCGGCTGCTCGCCGACATCTGCCGCGCCCTCCCCAACCGCCCGGTGGAGATTTCCACAGACGGTGTACGGGCGACCGTGGTCTGCGGCTCCTCGCGATTCACGCTCCACACCCTGCCTGTGGAGGAGTACCCGGCGCTGCCGCAGATGCCGACCGCGACCGGCACCGTGCCCGGTGAGGTCTTCGCCTCCGCCGCCGCCCAGGTCGCCATCGCCGCCGGCCGCGACGACACGCTGCCCGTGCTGACCGGTGTGCGCATCGAGATCGAGGGCGACCGCGTCACGCTGGCCTCCACCGACCGCTACCGCTTCGCGGTCCGCGAGTTCCTGTGGAAGCCGGAGAACCCGGACGCCTCCGCCGTGGCCCTGGTGCCCGCCAAGACGCTCCTGGACACCGCCAAGTCCCTGACCAGCGGTGACACCGTCACCCTGGCGCTCTCGGGCTCCGGCGCGGGCGAGGGCCTCATCGGCTTCGAGGGCGCCGGCCGCCGCACCACCACCCGCCTGCTCGAAGGCGACCTGCCGAAGTACCGCACGCTGTTCCCGACGGAGTTCAACTCCATCGCCGTGATCGAGACCGCCCCGTTCGTCGAGGCCGTCAAGCGCGTGGCCCTGGTCGCCGAGCGCAACACCCCGGTCCGCCTCAGCTTCGAGCAGGGCGTGCTGATCCTGGAGGCCGGCTCCTCCGACGATGCACAGGCTGTGGAACGTGTGGACGCCAAACTCGAGGGCGACGACATCTCGATCGCCTTCAACCCGACCTTCCTGCTGGACGGCCTGAGCGCGATCGACTCCCCGGCCGCGCAGCTGAGCTTCACCACGTCCACCAAGCCGGCGCTGCTCAGCGGCCGCCCGGCGGTCGACGCCGAGGCCGACGAGGCGTACAAGTACCTGATCATGCCGGTGCGCCTGTCCGGCTGA